Proteins encoded together in one Cicer arietinum cultivar CDC Frontier isolate Library 1 chromosome 4, Cicar.CDCFrontier_v2.0, whole genome shotgun sequence window:
- the LOC101495533 gene encoding mitochondrial import inner membrane translocase subunit TIM23-1 produces the protein MADSSTIPNDSKTRPYHPYQHLNIPIDKLYNLPTSPEHLFHEEIRKRRSWGDNLQYYTGTGYLSGAIIGGTKGTIEGIKAAESGESLKLRVNRVLNSGGQGGRRLGNSLGVLGLIFAGLESAMIHVRDTDDFVNSAVAGLGTGALYKAAAGPRSAAIAGAVGGITAAVVVAGKQALKRYIPI, from the coding sequence ATGGCTGATTCTTCAACCATCCCAAACGACTCTAAAACACGTCCTTATCATCCCTACCAGCACCTCAACATTCCCATCGACAAACTCTACAACCTCCCCACCTCACCGGAGCATCTTTTCCACGAAGAAATCAGAAAGCGCCGTTCTTGGGGCGACAATCTTCAATACTACACCGGCACCGGCTACCTCTCCGGCGCGATCATCGGAGGCACCAAGGGAACCATTGAAGGCATCAAGGCTGCCGAATCCGGTGAATCTCTTAAGCTCCGGGTTAACCGAGTTCTTAATTCGGGTGGTCAGGGAGGTAGAAGACTCGGTAACTCGCTTGGCGTGTTAGGTTTGATCTTTGCGGGGTTGGAGAGTGCTATGATTCATGTTAGGGACACGGATGATTTTGTTAATAGTGCTGTCGCCGGACTTGGGACCGGAGCGCTTTACAAGGCTGCGGCGGGACCTCGGTCGGCTGCTATTGCCGGTGCTGTTGGCGGGATTACGGCAGCTGTGGTAGTTGCTGGAAAGCAAGCTTTGAAACGATACATTCctatataa
- the LOC101495215 gene encoding protein NDL1-like, whose translation MANSTDSLSINIDFIPLGGKECIVKTSKGSVSVLVCGDQEKPALITYPDVALNYVSCFQGLLFCPDAASLMLHNFCIYHIDAPGHELGADVISSDEPLLCVDDLADQVAEVLDFFGLRQVMCLGVTAGAYILTLFAMKYKERVLGLILVSPICKGPSWTEWIYNKVLMNLLYFYGMCGLLKECLLQRYFSKELRCSLQGAESDVILTCRRLLDERQSLNVMRFLQAVNARHDLSAGLKNLQCKTLIFAGESSPFHAESVYMSAKMDSKFCALVEVQACGSLVTEEHPNSMIVPIECFLMGFGFHRQPHFSSSSSNGSSPASPSGHSCMAPELLSQESLGIKLKPIRTRVG comes from the exons ATGGCCAATTCAACCGACTCTCTCTCCATTAACATTGATTTCATACCTTTGGGAGGAAAG GAATGCATAGTGAAAACAAGCAAAGGTTCTGTCTCTGTGCTTGTTTGTGGGGATCAAGAGAAACCTGCTCTAATAACCTACCCAGATGTGGCTCTCAATT ATGTGTCTTGCTTCCAAGGTCTGTTGTTCTGTCCAGATGCAGCTTCTTTGATGCTTCATAACTTCTGTATTTATCACATTGATGCTCCGGGGCACGAG TTGGGAGCTGATGTGATTTCTTCAGACGAACCATTGCTTTGTGTGGATGACTTAGCTGATCAGGTTGCAGAAGTTCTTGATTTTTTTGG GCTAAGACAGGTTATGTGCTTGGGTGTAACAGCTGGTGCTTACATCCTGACATTATTTGCT ATGAAATACAAAGAACGAGTGCTTGGATTGATTCTTGTTTCACCAATTTGTAAAGGACCTTCATGGACTGAATGGATTTACAACAAG GTTTTGATGAACTTATTATACTTCTATGGTATGTGTGGTTTACTGAAAGAATGCCTCCTACAGCGCTACTTTAGTAAG GAGCTTAGATGCAGTCTTCAGGGAGCAGAATCAGATGTAATACTAACTTGTAGAAGA CTTCTGGATGAAAGGCAAAGTTTGAATGTCATGCGTTTTCTTCAAGCAGTTAATGC AAGGCACGACCTCAGCGCGGGTTTAAAGAACTTGCAATGCAAGACACTTATATTTGCAGGAGAGAGTAGTCCATTCCATGCTGAATCTGTCTACATGAGTGCAAAAATGGACAGCAAATTCTGTGCACTTGTTGAG GTTCAAGCTTGTGGGTCACTAGTAACAGAAGAGCACCCAAACTCTATGATAGTACCAATTGAGTGTTTCTTAATGGGTTTTGGCTTTCACAGACAACCGCATTTTTCCTCCTCATCGAGCAACGGCTCAAGTCCGGCAAGTCCTTCTGGTCATTCATGCATGGCACCGGAACTCCTCTCCCAAGAGAGTTTAGGAATTAAGCTAAAGCCTATCCGAACCCGTGTTGGTTGA
- the LOC101494890 gene encoding uncharacterized protein isoform X3 — MKDFPSCFGENAVQVSDSSSSNSNKTAQNLVICVYQCSIQGRSCLITITWSKSLMGQGFSVGIDDSSNQCLCKVDVKPWGVFSKRKGGIVVDKQMVLLLGDLRKEAFKKSNAVPLLPSNAVFVAKKEHVFGKKFFGNKVVFCDNGQIHDLVIECDTSNASDPCLIIRVDSKIVMQVKRLKWKFRGNYTILVDGIPVEVYWDVYNWLFGTSFGNAVFMFRTCSSQDKIWASQPISDANVLQWSFSQRFSETKLQQGVGFSHVLYAWKNE; from the exons atgaAGGATTTCCCATCTTGTTTTGGTGAGAATGCAGTTCAAGTATCAgattcttcatcttcaaattcCAACAAAACTGCACAGAATCTCGTTATTTGCGTTTACCAATGCTCAATTCAAGGTAGATCTTGTTTAATTACCATAACATGGAGTAAGAGTTTAATGGGTCAAGGGTTTAGTGTTGGGATTGATGATTCTTCAAATCAGTGTTTATGTAAAGTTGATGTAAAACCTTGGGGGGTGTTTTCAAAGAGAAAGGGGG GAATAGTTGTTGATAAACAAATGGTTCTTCTTCTTGGTGATTTGCGGAAAGAAGcttttaagaaatcaaatgcTGTTCCATTATTACCCTCTAATGCCGTTTTTGTTGCTAAGAAAGAACATGTTTTTGGTAAGAAGTTTTTTGGTAACAAGGTTGTGTTTTGTGACAATGGTCAAATTCATGATCTTGTTATTGAGTGTGATACTTCTAACGCAAGCGATCCGTGTCTTATAATTCGGGTCGATAGCAAGATTGTGATGCAGGTAAAGAGGTTGAAGTGGAAGTTTAGAGGAAATTATACCATACTTGTGGATGGAATTCCAGTTGAGGTTTATTGGGATGTTTATAATTGGCTTTTTGGTACATCTTTTGGAAATGCTGTGTTTATGTTTAGAACATGTTCATCTCAAGATAAAATTTGGGCTTCTCAACCAATTTCTGATGCCAATGTGTTGCAGTGGTCTTTCTCTCAGAGGTTTTCTGAAACCAAATTGCAACAAGGTGTTGGTTTTTCTCATGTTTTGTATGCTTGGAAGAACGAGTAG
- the LOC101494890 gene encoding uncharacterized protein isoform X1 encodes MKDFPSCFGENAVQVSDSSSSNSNKTAQNLVICVYQCSIQGRSCLITITWSKSLMGQGFSVGIDDSSNQCLCKVDVKPWGVFSKRKGGKTLQAYCCKIDVFWDLSSARFGVGPEPIEGFFVGIVVDKQMVLLLGDLRKEAFKKSNAVPLLPSNAVFVAKKEHVFGKKFFGNKVVFCDNGQIHDLVIECDTSNASDPCLIIRVDSKIVMQVKRLKWKFRGNYTILVDGIPVEVYWDVYNWLFGTSFGNAVFMFRTCSSQDKIWASQPISDANVLQWSFSQRFSETKLQQACLFL; translated from the exons atgaAGGATTTCCCATCTTGTTTTGGTGAGAATGCAGTTCAAGTATCAgattcttcatcttcaaattcCAACAAAACTGCACAGAATCTCGTTATTTGCGTTTACCAATGCTCAATTCAAGGTAGATCTTGTTTAATTACCATAACATGGAGTAAGAGTTTAATGGGTCAAGGGTTTAGTGTTGGGATTGATGATTCTTCAAATCAGTGTTTATGTAAAGTTGATGTAAAACCTTGGGGGGTGTTTTCAAAGAGAAAGGGGGGTAAGACTTTACAAGCTTATTGTTGTAAGATTGATGTTTTTTGGGATCTTTCTTCAGCTAGATTTGGTGTTGGACCTGAACCTATAGAGGGTTTTTTTGTAGGAATAGTTGTTGATAAACAAATGGTTCTTCTTCTTGGTGATTTGCGGAAAGAAGcttttaagaaatcaaatgcTGTTCCATTATTACCCTCTAATGCCGTTTTTGTTGCTAAGAAAGAACATGTTTTTGGTAAGAAGTTTTTTGGTAACAAGGTTGTGTTTTGTGACAATGGTCAAATTCATGATCTTGTTATTGAGTGTGATACTTCTAACGCAAGCGATCCGTGTCTTATAATTCGGGTCGATAGCAAGATTGTGATGCAGGTAAAGAGGTTGAAGTGGAAGTTTAGAGGAAATTATACCATACTTGTGGATGGAATTCCAGTTGAGGTTTATTGGGATGTTTATAATTGGCTTTTTGGTACATCTTTTGGAAATGCTGTGTTTATGTTTAGAACATGTTCATCTCAAGATAAAATTTGGGCTTCTCAACCAATTTCTGATGCCAATGTGTTGCAGTGGTCTTTCTCTCAGAGGTTTTCTGAAACCAAATTGCAACAAG CCTGTCTTTTTTTATGA
- the LOC101494890 gene encoding uncharacterized protein isoform X2 produces MKDFPSCFGENAVQVSDSSSSNSNKTAQNLVICVYQCSIQGRSCLITITWSKSLMGQGFSVGIDDSSNQCLCKVDVKPWGVFSKRKGGKTLQAYCCKIDVFWDLSSARFGVGPEPIEGFFVGIVVDKQMVLLLGDLRKEAFKKSNAVPLLPSNAVFVAKKEHVFGKKFFGNKVVFCDNGQIHDLVIECDTSNASDPCLIIRVDSKIVMQVKRLKWKFRGNYTILVDGIPVEVYWDVYNWLFGTSFGNAVFMFRTCSSQDKIWASQPISDANVLQWSFSQRFSETKLQQGHHC; encoded by the exons atgaAGGATTTCCCATCTTGTTTTGGTGAGAATGCAGTTCAAGTATCAgattcttcatcttcaaattcCAACAAAACTGCACAGAATCTCGTTATTTGCGTTTACCAATGCTCAATTCAAGGTAGATCTTGTTTAATTACCATAACATGGAGTAAGAGTTTAATGGGTCAAGGGTTTAGTGTTGGGATTGATGATTCTTCAAATCAGTGTTTATGTAAAGTTGATGTAAAACCTTGGGGGGTGTTTTCAAAGAGAAAGGGGGGTAAGACTTTACAAGCTTATTGTTGTAAGATTGATGTTTTTTGGGATCTTTCTTCAGCTAGATTTGGTGTTGGACCTGAACCTATAGAGGGTTTTTTTGTAGGAATAGTTGTTGATAAACAAATGGTTCTTCTTCTTGGTGATTTGCGGAAAGAAGcttttaagaaatcaaatgcTGTTCCATTATTACCCTCTAATGCCGTTTTTGTTGCTAAGAAAGAACATGTTTTTGGTAAGAAGTTTTTTGGTAACAAGGTTGTGTTTTGTGACAATGGTCAAATTCATGATCTTGTTATTGAGTGTGATACTTCTAACGCAAGCGATCCGTGTCTTATAATTCGGGTCGATAGCAAGATTGTGATGCAGGTAAAGAGGTTGAAGTGGAAGTTTAGAGGAAATTATACCATACTTGTGGATGGAATTCCAGTTGAGGTTTATTGGGATGTTTATAATTGGCTTTTTGGTACATCTTTTGGAAATGCTGTGTTTATGTTTAGAACATGTTCATCTCAAGATAAAATTTGGGCTTCTCAACCAATTTCTGATGCCAATGTGTTGCAGTGGTCTTTCTCTCAGAGGTTTTCTGAAACCAAATTGCAACAAG GTCATCATTGCTGA